A window from Diachasmimorpha longicaudata isolate KC_UGA_2023 chromosome 5, iyDiaLong2, whole genome shotgun sequence encodes these proteins:
- the LOC135162912 gene encoding DNA-directed RNA polymerase II subunit RPB1 produces MATSDSKAPIRTVKRVQFGIISPDEIRRMSVTEGGIRFPETMEGGRPKLGGLMDPRQGVIDRNSRCQTCAGNMTECPGHFGHIDLAKPVFHVGFITKTIKILRCVCFYCSKLLVSPQNPKIKEIVMKSKGQPRKRLTFVYELCKSKNICEGGDEMDINKEGAESTAPDRKPGHGGCGRYQPNLRRSGLDVSAEWKHVNEDSQEKKIPLTAERAWEILKHITDEESFILGMDPKFARPDWMVVTVLPVPPLSVRPAVIMYGSAKNQDDLTHKLADIIKSNNELVRNEQAGAAAHIISENIKMLQFHVATLVDNDMPGMPRAMQKSGKPLKAIKARLKGKEGRIRGNLMGKRVDFSARTVITPDPNLRIDQVGVPRSIAQNLTFPEIVTPFNIDKMQELVRRGNSQYPGAKYIVRDNGERIDLRFHPKPSDLHLQCGYRVERHIRDGDLVIFNRQPTLHKMSMMGHRVKVLPWSTFRMNLSCTSPYNADFDGDEMNLHVPQSMETRAEVENIHVTPRQIITPQANKPVMGIVQDTLTAVRKMTKRDVFIEKEQMMNILMFLPSWDGKMPQPCILKPKPLWTGKQIFSLIIPGNVNMIRTHSTHPDEEDDGPYKWISPGDTKVMVEHGELVMGILCKKTLGTSAGSLLHICMLELGHEVCGRFYGNIQTVINNWLLLEGHSIGIGDTIADPQTYLEIQKAIKKAKEDVIEVIQKAHNMELEPTPGNTLRQTFENQVNRILNDARDKTGGSAKKSLTEHNNLKAMVVSGSKGSNINISQVIACVGQQNVEGKRIPFGFRKRTLPHFIKDDYGPESRGFVENSYLAGLTPSEFYFHAIGGREGLIDTAVKTAETGYIQRRLIKAMESVMVHYDGTVRNSVGQLIQLRYGEDGLCGETVEFQNLPTIKLSNKAFEKKFKFDPTNERYLRRIFNEEIVREMMGSGEVISELEREWDQLNRDRQVLREIFPSGESKVVLPCNLTRMIWNVQKIFHINKRAPTDLSPMRVIQGVKDLLEKCIIVAGDDRLSKQANENATLLFRCLVRSTLCTKCVSEEFRLSSEAFEWLIGEIETRFQQAQAAPGEMVGALAAQSLGEPATQMTLNTFHFAGVSSKNVTLGVPRLKEIINISKKPKAPSLTVFLTGAAARDAEKAKNVLCRLEHTTLRKVTANTAIYYDPDPQNTVIAEDQEFVNVYYEMPDFDPTKISPWLLRIELDRKRMTDKKLTMEQIAEKINAGFGDDLNCIFNDDNAEKLVLRIRIMNSDDNKFTDTEEETVDKMEDDMFLRCIEANMLSDMTLQGIEAIGKVYMHLPQTDAKKRIIITDTGEFKAIAEWLLETDGTSLMKVLSERDVDPVRTFSNDICEIFQVLGIEAVRKSVEKEMNAVLQFYGLYVNYRHLALLCDVMTAKGHLMAITRHGINRQDTGALMRCSFEETVDVLLDAASHAEVDPMRGVSENIIMGQLPRIGTGCFDLLLDAEKCKQGIEIPMAVGAGVMGGAGMFFGSAATPSMSPQMTPWNQAGATPGYGASAMSPTLGSGMTPGGACFSPSGASDASGLSPAYSAYSPQPGSPGSPGPSMSPYPMSPAGGASPSYSPTSPAYLPTSPSMTPSSPNYSPTSPTYSPTSPNYSPTSPSYSPTSPGYSPASPSYSPTSPSYSPTSPSYSPTSPSYSPTSPSYSPTSPSYSPTSHSYSPTSPSYSPTSPSYSPTSPGYSPTSPSYSPTSPGYSPTSPSYSPTSPSYSPSSPNYTPASPSYSPTSPSYSPSSPQYSPASPSYSPSSPKYSPTSPSYSPTSPSFAGTSPQYTPASPTYSPTSPTYSPTSPSYSPSSPQHTTGGSTRYSPSSPNYSPTSPTYSPSSPQYSPSSTKYSPTSLTYTPTSPSYSPTSPTYSPPVPGYSPTSPNYSPASPAYETDD; encoded by the coding sequence TTGCTAAGCCGGTGTTCCACGTGGGTTTTATAacaaaaaccataaaaatccTCCGCTGCGTGTGTTTCTACTGTTCCAAGCTTCTCGTAAGTCCCCAAAATCCAAAGATCAAAGAAATTGTGATGAAGAGTAAGGGCCAGCCTCGTAAACGTCTCACCTTTGTCTACGAATTGTGCAAAAGTAAGAATATCTGCGAGGGTGGAGACGAAATGGACATTAACAAGGAGGGAGCTGAATCAACAGCACCAGATCGTAAACCAGGTCATGGTGGTTGTGGCAGGTACCAGCCAAATCTTCGTAGATCTGGTCTTGACGTGAGTGCTGAATGGAAACATGTGAATGAGGACtcacaggagaaaaaaattccattgactGCGGAAAGAGCCTGGGAGATTCTCAAACACATAACAGACGAGGAGTCTTTTATTCTGGGAATGGATCCCAAATTTGCTAGGCCAGATTGGATGGTTGTTACTGTCCTTCCAGTGCCTCCATTATCAGTCAGACCAGCTGTCATCATGTACGGTTCAGCGAAAAATCAAGACGATCTCACTCACAAGCTAGCGGACATAATAAAATCCAATAATGAACTTGTGAGAAATGAACAGGCTGGTGCTGCTGCTCACATAATTTCAGAGAACATTAAAATGTTACAATTTCATGTGGCCACACTGGTTGACAATGACATGCCTGGCATGCCCAGGGCAATGCAGAAATCTGGGAAACCATTGAAAGCGATAAAAGCGAGACTCAAAGGGAAGGAGGGAAGAATCAGAGGTAATTTGATGGGTAAACGTGTTGACTTTTCAGCAAGAACTGTTATCACTCCTGATCCCAATCTCAGAATTGATCAGGTTGGTGTACCCAGGAGTATTGCCCAAAATCTTACATTCCCGGAGATTGTTACACCCTTCAACATTGATAAGATGCAGGAGCTCGTGAGGAGAGGGAACTCCCAGTATCCAGGTGCCAAGTATATCGTCAGAGATAATGGTGAACGTATTGATTTGAGATTTCATCCAAAACCCTCAGATCTTCATCTCCAATGTGGTTACAGAGTTGAGAGACACATTCGAGATGGTGATTTGGTGATATTCAATCGTCAACCAACACTCCACAAGATGAGTATGATGGGTCACAGGGTTAAAGTTCTTCCCTGGAGTACATTCAGAATGAATCTTAGTTGTACATCACCTTACAACGCTGATTTCGATGGGGATGAGATGAATCTCCATGTCCCTCAGTCCATGGAGACTCGAGCTGAGGTGGAGAATATTCACGTCACGCCACGACAAATTATTACACCTCAAGCCAACAAACCTGTCATGGGTATTGTACAGGATACATTAACGGCTGTTCGAAAAATGACGAAAAGAGATGTTTTCATTGAGAAGGAGCAGATGATGAATATTCTGATGTTTTTGCCAAGTTGGGATGGAAAAATGCCTCAGCCCTGTATTCTCAAGCCCAAACCTTTGTGGACAGGTAAGcaaattttctctctcattaTCCCTGGTAATGTCAACATGATACGAACACATTCCACTCATCCTGACGAGGAGGATGATGGCCCCTACAAGTGGATATCCCCAGGAGACACCAAAGTTATGGTCGAACATGGTGAATTAGTCATGGGAATCCTTTGTAAGAAAACTCTGGGTACGTCAGCGGGCTCTCTTCTTCACATCTGTATGTTAGAATTGGGTCACGAAGTATGTGGAAGATTTTACGGTAACATTCAGACTGTAATCAACAACTGGCTGCTGTTGGAGGGTCATTCCATTGGTATTGGCGACACAATCGCTGATCCTCAGACATATCTGGAGATTCAGAAAGCCATCAAGAAGGCCAAGGAGGATGTCATAGAAGTTATCCAGAAGGCCCACAATATGGAGCTGGAGCCAACTCCTGGTAATACCCTTCGACAGACATTCGAGAATCAAGTGAACAGAATTTTGAACGATGCTCGTGACAAAACTGGAGGTTCAGCTAAGAAATCATTGACTGAGCATAATAATCTTAAAGCTATGGTGGTATCAGGTTCCAAGGGATCGAACATCAATATTTCCCAGGTTATTGCTTGTGTAGGACAACAGAATGTCGAGGGTAAAAGAATTCCTTTTGGTTTTCGTAAACGAACACTTCCTCATTTTATCAAAGACGATTACGGTCCCGAGTCCAGgggttttgttgaaaattcctATCTCGCTGGTTTGACCCCATCAGAATTCTATTTCCATGCTATTGGTGGACGTGAGGGTCTCATCGATACTGCTGTAAAAACAGCTGAAACTGGATACATTCAGAGACGTTTGATAAAGGCTATGGAGTCGGTTATGGTGCATTACGATGGAACAGTGAGAAATTCAGTGGGACAATTGATTCAGTTACGTTATGGTGAGGATGGACTCTGTGGTGAGACTGTTGAATTTCAGAATCTACCTACCATTAAATTAAGTAACAAGgcatttgagaaaaaattcaaatttgatCCGACCAATGAAAGATACTtgaggagaatttttaatgaggaaATAGTCAGGGAAATGATGGGCTCGGGAGAAGTGATTTCGGAGCTTGAGAGAGAGTGGGATCAGTTGAATAGGGATCGACAGGTACTTCGAGAGATATTCCCAAGTGGTGAATCCAAGGTGGTACTCCCCTGCAACTTGACAAGAATGATTTGGAACGTTCAGAAGATTTTCCACATCAATAAACGAGCGCCCACTGATCTCAGCCCGATGAGGGTAATTCAAGGAGTGAAGGATCTCCTAGAAAAATGTATTATTGTGGCTGGTGACGATAGGCTCAGTAAACAGGCCAACGAGAATGCCACACTTCTCTTTAGATGCCTGGTGAGGTCGACTCTCTGTACCAAATGTGTCTCCGAAGAGTTTAGGCTTTCCAGTGAAGCATTCGAATGGCTGATTGGAGAAATTGAGACGAGATTCCAGCAGGCACAGGCAGCACCTGGAGAAATGGTGGGTGCCCTGGCTGCTCAAAGTCTTGGCGAACCTGCCACTCAGATGACCCTCAACACTTTCCATTTTGCTGGTGTATCATCGAAAAACGTAACACTCGGTGTGCCAAGGCTCAAAGAAATCATTAACATCAGTAAAAAACCCAAGGCTCCTTCACTTACAGTATTCCTGACAGGAGCAGCTGCTAGGGACGCTGAAAAGGCTAAGAATGTTCTTTGTAGACTTGAACACACGACACTGAGGAAAGTAACAGCTAATACAGCTATTTACTACGATCCAGATCCTCAGAATACTGTGATTGCTGAGGATCAGGAGTTCGTAAATGTGTACTATGAAATGCCTGACTTTGATCCAACAAAAATATCACCTTGGCTGCTTCGTATCGAGCTTGATCGTAAGAGAATgaccgataaaaaattaaccatGGAACAAATTGCTGAGAAAATAAATGCTGGCTTTGGTGATGATCTCAATTGCATATTCAACGATGATAATGCAGAGAAACTGGTCCTGCGTATTCGTATTATGAACAGTGATGACAATAAATTCACGGATACTGAGGAGGAGACTGTTGATAAAATGGAGGACGATATGTTCTTGAGGTGTATTGAGGCAAATATGTTGAGTGATATGACACTTCAGGGAATTGAAGCCATTGGTAAAGTGTACATGCATTTACCACAGACCGACGCTAAGAAGAGAATCATCATCACAGATACTGGAGAATTCAAAGCTATTGCTGAATGGCTACTCGAGACTGATGGTACCAGTTTGATGAAAGTATTGTCTGAACGAGATGTTGATCCAGTGAGGACCTTTAGTAACGATATTTGCGAGATATTCCAGGTACTGGGAATCGAGGCTGTGAGAAAGTCAGTGGAGAAGGAAATGAATGCTGTACTCCAGTTTTATGGGCTTTACGTAAACTATCGGCATCTTGCTTTGTTGTGTGATGTTATGACAGCTAAAGGACACTTGATGGCTATAACACGTCATGGAATCAATAGACAGGACACTGGTGCATTGATGAGATGCTCCTTCGAGGAAACTGTTGATGTTCTGTTGGATGCAGCATCTCATGCTGAAGTAGATCCAATGAGGGGTGTCTCTGAGAATATTATTATGGGACAGTTACCAAGAATTGGTACTGGATGCTTTGATTTACTTCTCGATGCTGAGAAATGTAAACAGGGAATTGAAATACCAATGGCAGTGGGTGCTGGTGTTATGGGTGGTGCTGGTATGTTCTTCGGTAGTGCGGCAACACCAAGTATGAGTCCACAGATGACTCCTTGGAATCAAGCAGGTGCAACACCAGGTTATGGTGCATCAGCAATGTCACCGACATTAGGAAGTGGAATGACACCAGGTGGTGCTTGCTTCTCACCATCTGGTGCTTCAGATGCTTCAGGTCTATCACCAGCTTATTCGGCTTATTCACCACAGCCTGGTAGCCCAGGAAGTCCAGGACCCAGTATGAGCCCTTATCCGATGTCACCAGCAGGTGGTGCATCACCAAGTTATTCACCTACATCACCAGCTTATCTACCCACTTCTCCAAGTATGACACCTTCCAGTCCAAATTATTCACCAACAAGCCCAACTTATTCACCCACAAGTCCAAATTATTCACCAACGAGTCCCAGTTACTCACCGACAAGTCCTGGTTATTCACCAGCAAGTCCCAGCTACTCACCGACGAGTCCAAGTTATTCGCCAACATCTCCGAGTTATTCACCAACGTCACCAAGCTATTCTCCAACATCACCGAGCTATTCACCAACAAGTCCAAGCTACTCACCAACCAGTCACAGTTATTCTCCAACATCTCCCAGCTATTCGCCCACATCTCCAAGCTATTCACCAACGTCTCCAGGATATTCACCAACGAGTCCAAGTTATTCGCCAACGAGTCCCGGATATTCACCAACAAGTCCAAGTTACTCTCCGACTTCACCAAGCTATTCCCCAAGCTCTCCAAATTATACGCCAGCATCACCATCCTATTCACCAACATCACCATCATATTCACCCTCATCCCCTCAATATTCACCAGCGAGTCCAAGTTATTCGCCAAGCAGTCCCAAGTATTCACCAACGAGTCCAAGTTACTCACCAACATCGCCATCATTCGCTGGCACTTCACCTCAGTACACACCAGCGAGTCCTACTTATTCTCCAACATCTCCAACGTATTCACCAACGAGTCCAAGCTATTCACCGAGCTCACCTCAACACACTACAGGTGGAAGCACGAGGTATTCACCCAGCAGTCCAAATTATTCACCAACTAGCCCAACTTATTCACCATCGAGCCCTCAGTATTCACCATCAAGCACGAAATATTCACCCACAAGTCTAACATACACTCCAACGAGCCCAAGCTATTCTCCAACAAGTCCCACTTACTCACCACCTGTGCCAGGGTATTCACCCACGAGTCCAAATTACTCACCGGCATCGCCAGCTTACGAGACTGACGATTAA